In the Streptomyces sp. NBC_00525 genome, one interval contains:
- a CDS encoding DNA polymerase IV codes for MRAAPTILHLDMDAFYASAEQAAKPSLRGKPVVVGGLGPRGVVATASYEARRFGVHSAMPMAQARRLAPNAAYLVPRFSLYRAVSDQVMELLRRLSPLVEPLSLDEAFVDLEAGGTADDTASALEIGRQLREAIEAVTGLSGSVGLAGSKMLAKIASEEAKPDGIWLIEPGTERAHLAPMPVRTLPGVGPATADHLRRAGMTTVDDLAEAGEAELIRLLGKAHGASLHRMALGFDDRPVVAERDAKSVSVEDTFDMDLHDRVRVRTEVERLAGRCVERLRGAGRSGRTVVLKVRRYDFSTLTRSETLRGPTDDPAVVRESAARLLESVDTTGGVRLLGVGVTGLADFTQEDLFAQAAGERAAEPDDTGTPEETGGAEREEAEPEPEDAEQLAARRWPAGHDVRHEAHGHGWVQGSGVGRVTVRFEEPGSAPGRVRTFRVDDPELRAADPLPLVRDAPDYSSWPASRPKSRSGGGVPGAESRP; via the coding sequence GTGAGAGCCGCGCCCACCATCCTGCATCTCGACATGGATGCCTTCTACGCCTCGGCGGAGCAGGCGGCCAAACCGAGCCTGCGCGGCAAACCCGTCGTGGTGGGCGGGCTCGGGCCCCGAGGGGTCGTCGCGACCGCCTCGTACGAGGCACGGCGGTTCGGGGTGCACTCGGCGATGCCGATGGCGCAGGCCAGACGACTCGCGCCGAACGCCGCCTACCTGGTGCCCCGCTTCTCGCTGTACCGCGCGGTCAGCGACCAGGTCATGGAGCTGCTGCGCCGGCTCTCGCCGCTGGTGGAGCCGCTCAGCCTGGACGAGGCCTTCGTGGACCTGGAGGCGGGCGGCACGGCCGACGACACGGCGTCGGCCCTGGAGATCGGCCGGCAGCTGCGCGAGGCGATCGAGGCGGTGACGGGGCTGAGCGGCTCGGTCGGGCTCGCCGGCTCCAAGATGCTCGCCAAGATCGCCTCCGAGGAGGCCAAGCCGGACGGCATATGGCTGATCGAGCCCGGCACCGAGCGGGCGCACCTCGCGCCGATGCCGGTGCGTACCCTGCCCGGCGTCGGTCCGGCGACCGCGGACCATCTGCGCCGGGCCGGCATGACGACGGTGGACGACCTCGCCGAGGCGGGTGAGGCGGAGCTGATCCGGCTGCTGGGCAAGGCGCACGGCGCGTCGCTGCACCGCATGGCGCTGGGCTTCGACGACCGGCCCGTGGTCGCGGAGCGCGACGCCAAGTCCGTGTCCGTCGAGGACACCTTCGACATGGACCTGCACGACCGGGTCCGGGTGCGCACCGAGGTGGAGCGGCTGGCCGGCCGGTGCGTCGAGCGGCTGCGGGGCGCCGGCCGCTCGGGGCGCACGGTGGTGCTGAAGGTCCGCCGCTACGACTTCTCCACGCTGACCCGCTCCGAGACGCTGCGCGGGCCCACGGACGACCCCGCCGTGGTCCGGGAGTCCGCCGCCCGGCTGCTGGAGTCCGTGGACACCACCGGGGGCGTGCGGCTGCTCGGCGTCGGCGTCACCGGGCTCGCCGACTTCACCCAGGAGGACCTGTTCGCCCAGGCCGCCGGCGAGCGGGCGGCGGAGCCGGACGACACCGGCACCCCCGAGGAGACGGGCGGCGCGGAGCGGGAGGAGGCCGAACCGGAGCCGGAGGATGCCGAACAGCTCGCGGCGCGCCGCTGGCCCGCCGGGCACGACGTACGGCACGAGGCGCACGGGCACGGCTGGGTGCAGGGCAGCGGCGTCGGCCGGGTCACCGTGCGGTTCGAGGAACCGGGGTCGGCGCCCGGCCGGGTGCGCACGTTCCGGGTCGACGACCCCGAGCTGCGCGCCGCCGACCCGCTGCCCCTGGTCAGGGACGCTCCCGACTACTCCTCGTGGCCGGCGAGCCGCCCGAAGTCGCGGTCCGGGGGAGGTGTGCCGGGGGCGGAGTCCAGGCCGTAG
- a CDS encoding MerR family transcriptional regulator codes for MSSSGDGTAAGASAYPQQGSTADRTIRQSAAPAAVAGGGVASADDIGYRGPTACAAAGITYRQLDYWARTGLVEPSVRPAYGSGTQRLYSFRDVVLLKIVKRFLDTGVALQNIRTTVQHLRARGFQDLERMTLMSDGATVYECSSPAEVVDLLQGGQGVFGIAVGVVWRDVDAALSQLHGERVDTGETLIGHNPADELARRRNRAV; via the coding sequence GTGAGCAGCAGCGGCGACGGTACGGCGGCGGGTGCGTCGGCGTACCCGCAGCAGGGGAGTACGGCCGACCGAACCATCAGGCAGTCGGCCGCGCCGGCTGCGGTGGCGGGGGGCGGCGTGGCATCGGCCGACGACATCGGCTACCGCGGGCCCACGGCGTGCGCGGCGGCGGGGATCACGTACCGCCAGCTGGACTACTGGGCGCGTACCGGCCTGGTCGAGCCGAGCGTCCGTCCGGCGTACGGATCGGGCACCCAGCGGCTCTACAGCTTCCGGGACGTCGTCCTGCTGAAGATCGTGAAGCGCTTCCTCGACACGGGCGTCGCGCTCCAGAACATCCGCACCACCGTCCAGCACCTGCGGGCCCGCGGCTTCCAGGACCTGGAGCGCATGACGCTGATGAGCGACGGCGCCACGGTCTACGAGTGCTCCTCGCCCGCCGAGGTCGTCGATCTGCTCCAGGGCGGCCAGGGCGTCTTCGGCATCGCCGTCGGAGTGGTGTGGCGGGACGTGGACGCGGCCCTGTCCCAGCTGCACGGCGAGCGCGTGGACACGGGCGAGACCCTCATCGGGCACAACCCGGCGGACGAGCTCGCCCGGCGCCGCAACAGGGCCGTCTGA
- a CDS encoding bifunctional nuclease family protein, whose translation MNELDVVGVRVEMPSNQPIVLLREVGGDRYLPIWIGPGEATAIAFAQQGMAPARPLTHDLFKDVLEAVGQELTEVRITDLREGVFYAELVFAGGVEVSARPSDAIALALRTGTPIYGSDGVLDDAGIAIPDEQEDEVEKFREFLDQISPEDFGTNNSQ comes from the coding sequence GTGAACGAGCTCGACGTTGTGGGTGTCCGGGTGGAAATGCCCTCCAACCAGCCGATCGTGCTCCTGCGTGAAGTGGGAGGCGACCGGTACCTCCCCATTTGGATCGGTCCTGGCGAGGCGACCGCGATCGCCTTCGCCCAGCAGGGCATGGCTCCGGCCAGGCCGCTGACCCATGATCTCTTCAAGGACGTGCTCGAGGCCGTCGGCCAGGAGCTGACCGAGGTCCGCATCACGGACCTGCGCGAAGGGGTCTTCTACGCGGAGCTGGTCTTCGCCGGTGGTGTCGAGGTGAGCGCGCGGCCGTCCGACGCCATAGCCCTCGCCCTGCGTACCGGCACGCCGATCTACGGCAGTGACGGGGTCCTCGACGACGCGGGGATCGCGATCCCCGACGAGCAGGAGGACGAGGTGGAGAAGTTCCGCGAGTTCCTCGACCAGATCTCTCCGGAGGATTTCGGTACGAACAACAGCCAGTGA
- the ftsR gene encoding transcriptional regulator FtsR — MLRTPSGGAGHGIAADDRPMSIGTVLLQLREEFPEVTISKIRFLEAEGLVEPQRTPAGYRKFLPADVERLAQVLRMQRDHYLPLKVIREHLDALARGEQVALPAADGERRDGEDDGPGPPGRATAARIGRAELLVAAEVTESDLDTWESYGLVVPAPDGGYDAEMVTVARLVADLGRFGLEPRHLRAMRAAADREAGLIEQVVAPLRRHRNPQTRAHAEATARELAELSVRLHSALVHTALNVRPH; from the coding sequence ATGCTGAGAACACCGAGCGGCGGTGCCGGACACGGCATCGCCGCCGACGACCGGCCGATGAGCATCGGCACGGTGCTCCTGCAGCTGCGGGAGGAGTTCCCCGAGGTCACCATCTCCAAGATCCGCTTCCTGGAGGCCGAGGGGCTCGTCGAACCCCAGCGGACCCCCGCCGGGTACCGGAAGTTCCTCCCCGCCGACGTGGAGCGGCTGGCGCAGGTGCTCCGCATGCAGCGCGACCACTACCTGCCGCTCAAGGTCATCCGCGAACACCTGGACGCCCTCGCCCGCGGCGAGCAGGTGGCGCTCCCCGCCGCCGACGGAGAGCGGCGGGACGGCGAGGACGACGGCCCCGGGCCGCCGGGCCGGGCCACGGCCGCCCGCATCGGCCGTGCCGAGCTGCTGGTCGCCGCTGAGGTCACCGAGAGCGACCTCGACACCTGGGAGTCGTACGGGCTCGTCGTGCCCGCGCCGGACGGCGGCTACGACGCCGAGATGGTGACCGTCGCCAGGCTTGTGGCGGATCTGGGGCGATTCGGTCTGGAACCGCGTCATCTGCGGGCCATGCGAGCCGCCGCAGACCGGGAGGCGGGCCTCATCGAGCAGGTGGTCGCGCCGCTGCGCCGGCACCGTAATCCGCAGACCAGAGCCCATGCCGAGGCGACCGCGAGGGAGCTGGCGGAGCTTTCCGTGCGGCTGCATTCCGCCCTGGTGCACACCGCCCTGAACGTCCGGCCGCACTGA
- a CDS encoding FHA domain-containing protein, whose protein sequence is MPHGRVCFGQGESPVKLFGKLFGKSARDEAARHRAPRHGQPDEQGADRPLFRDQVAGQGGDHPGGPGASSVDPAGAGGIGFGAPSQEASSMPVCTRCGHRNAEASRFCSNCGAPLRGGVPERASETTSTISISGLEAYEAEATGQTALPSLSPEAQAAVDALPLGSALLVVRRGPNSGSRFLLDGELTTAGRHPQSDIFLDDVTVSRRHVEFRRNADGSFTVGDVGSLNGTYVNRERIDSVALSNGDEVQIGKYRLVFYASQRGI, encoded by the coding sequence CTGCCCCACGGGCGGGTCTGTTTCGGTCAAGGGGAATCGCCCGTGAAGTTGTTTGGGAAGTTGTTCGGCAAGAGCGCTCGCGATGAGGCCGCGCGCCATCGCGCGCCGCGCCATGGTCAGCCCGACGAGCAGGGCGCGGACCGTCCGCTCTTCCGCGACCAGGTCGCGGGCCAGGGGGGTGACCACCCGGGGGGACCCGGCGCGTCGTCCGTTGACCCCGCCGGTGCGGGCGGCATAGGTTTCGGAGCCCCGAGCCAGGAGGCTTCGTCCATGCCGGTGTGTACGAGGTGCGGCCACCGCAACGCCGAGGCCAGCCGGTTCTGCTCCAACTGCGGTGCGCCGCTGCGGGGCGGCGTGCCCGAGCGCGCCTCGGAGACGACGTCGACGATCTCCATCTCCGGCCTGGAGGCGTACGAGGCGGAGGCCACCGGCCAGACGGCCCTGCCGTCGCTGTCTCCCGAGGCGCAGGCCGCCGTGGACGCCCTGCCGCTCGGCTCGGCGCTCCTGGTGGTGCGGCGCGGCCCGAACTCCGGCAGCCGCTTCCTGCTGGACGGCGAGCTGACCACGGCCGGCCGCCACCCGCAGAGCGACATCTTCCTCGACGACGTGACGGTCTCGCGCCGCCACGTGGAGTTCCGCCGCAACGCGGACGGCAGCTTCACCGTCGGGGACGTCGGCAGCCTCAACGGCACCTACGTCAACCGCGAGCGGATCGACTCCGTCGCCCTGTCCAACGGCGACGAAGTGCAGATCGGCAAGTACCGGCTGGTCTTCTACGCGAGCCAGCGGGGCATCTGA
- a CDS encoding DUF881 domain-containing protein gives MSNDTFNDGGEQPGERPADATPELSGRQRLMAGLWPPRITRAQLIVALLLFGLGLGLAIQVRSNSDNSALRGARQEDLVRILDEVDDRTQRLEDEKQRLDAQRTELENSSDQAEEARKQTVEKERQLGVLAGTVAAHGPGITLTVNDPGGAVRPDMLLDALQELRAAGAEAVEVNGVRVVANTYFSGDAGAVKVDGRKISSPYVFKVIGKPQDLEPALNIPGGVVQTLEKEQATVHVARADDIVVDALRRAEQPDYARSSGR, from the coding sequence ATGAGCAACGACACGTTCAACGACGGCGGCGAGCAGCCCGGCGAGCGGCCGGCGGACGCCACCCCGGAACTCAGCGGGCGTCAGCGGCTGATGGCCGGCCTCTGGCCGCCCCGGATCACCCGCGCCCAACTCATCGTCGCGCTGCTGCTGTTCGGCCTCGGCCTGGGACTCGCCATCCAGGTGCGGTCCAACAGCGACAACAGCGCCCTGCGCGGTGCCCGTCAGGAGGACCTGGTACGTATCCTCGACGAGGTGGACGACCGCACCCAGCGCCTGGAGGACGAGAAGCAGCGCCTCGACGCCCAGCGCACGGAGCTGGAGAACAGCTCCGACCAGGCCGAGGAGGCCCGGAAGCAGACGGTCGAGAAGGAGCGGCAACTCGGCGTGCTGGCCGGGACCGTGGCTGCCCACGGGCCGGGGATCACGCTGACGGTCAACGACCCCGGCGGCGCCGTGCGACCGGACATGCTGCTCGACGCCCTCCAGGAACTGCGGGCGGCCGGCGCGGAGGCCGTGGAGGTCAACGGCGTACGCGTGGTGGCCAACACGTACTTCTCCGGGGACGCCGGAGCCGTGAAGGTCGACGGGCGCAAGATCTCCTCGCCGTACGTCTTCAAGGTCATCGGCAAGCCGCAGGATCTGGAACCGGCGCTGAACATCCCCGGCGGGGTGGTGCAGACTCTGGAGAAGGAGCAGGCCACGGTACATGTGGCCCGCGCCGACGACATCGTCGTGGACGCCTTGCGACGAGCGGAGCAGCCTGACTACGCTCGGTCGTCGGGCCGGTGA
- a CDS encoding small basic family protein: MIAVLGLVVGVVVGLLVRPEVPAVVEPYLPIAVVAALDAVFGGLRAMLDGIFVDKVFVVSFLSNVVVAALIVFLGDKLGVGAQLSTGVVVVLGIRIFSNAAAIRRHVFRA; this comes from the coding sequence GTGATCGCCGTACTGGGCCTCGTCGTGGGAGTCGTGGTCGGACTGTTGGTCCGGCCCGAAGTTCCGGCGGTGGTCGAGCCCTATCTGCCCATCGCCGTCGTCGCCGCGCTCGACGCGGTGTTCGGCGGGCTGCGGGCCATGCTCGACGGCATCTTCGTCGACAAGGTCTTCGTGGTCTCGTTCCTCTCGAACGTGGTCGTGGCGGCCCTCATCGTCTTCCTCGGCGACAAGCTGGGCGTCGGTGCCCAGCTGTCCACGGGCGTCGTGGTCGTCCTGGGCATCCGGATCTTCTCCAACGCCGCCGCGATCCGCCGACACGTCTTCCGGGCCTGA